One Castanea sativa cultivar Marrone di Chiusa Pesio chromosome 4, ASM4071231v1 DNA window includes the following coding sequences:
- the LOC142631217 gene encoding uncharacterized protein LOC142631217 gives MEEYPEELRTPPVTLISIVGCPELHTTISKHLHSEQPPINTLALPDFTKISLFSIPEPDDPSPSPPIGILKRDWLSKHRTKIPSVLAALFSHSQLSSDPAAWLQVCSHIDQIKTVLRPRNIKLLVVVVLSDSNEDVSEDRMLALRKRADLDSKYVVVFNQNEYSQSLQRLGSVLAELANVYYRDEGRRIKLRIEKKTFSSPGLELHIRYCFKVAVYAEFRRDWGEALRFYDEAYHILRQMIGTSKRLPAIQRLVEIKIVAEQLNFKISTLLLHAGKVAEAVTWFRQHNASYRRLVGAPEAIFLHWEWLSRQFLVFAELLDKSSAVIKNISSLVLATAEKPLTEWESRPAYYYQLAAQYLEEKRSSFEIALSMSETANEIDNSAESVVPSTYVGQFARLLEQGDTFIMQPLTDEEYIRFAVAEGKRFQDSFEIIALLKKSYESYTNLKVQRMASFCGFHMAREHYAVGEFNNAKPLFEGIANLYRQEGWVTLLWEVLGYLQECARKHGAVKDFIEYSLEMAALPASSGTDTQSFRFKDCGPAGPASLAQREVIHKEVLVLVSGESGLASVENSTNLKITGDNPLHLEIDLVSPLRSVLLASVAFHEQMIKPNSSTLITLSLLSQLPLTVEIDQLEVQFNQSDCNFIIMNAQRSPLASMADDKQGRRVETSPSLTLSTNKWLRLTYDIKSDQSGKLECTSVIAKMGPHFTICCRAESPASMDDLPIWKFEDRVESSPTKDPALAFTGQKATQVEEPDPQVDLNLGASGPAFVGESFIVPVTVISTGHAVYAGELKINLVDVRGGGLFSPRETESLSMDSHHVELLGISGPEGEDETQLGTDEIKKIQKSFGLVSVPFLKCGESWSCKLEIKWHRPKPVMLFVSLGYSPHSNESTAQKVNVHKSLQIEGKTAVEFSHQIMLPFRRDPLLLSRIKSVPDPDQPASLPLSEKSVLIVSVKNSAEVPLRLLSMSLEVDNEGIEGSCSMQHEHETLLDPALLVPGEKLKKVFTVISKANSSKLRLGTVCVRWRRDSVNEEQSGSTIVSVLTTQTLPDVNVELPPLVVSLDCPPYAILGDPFTFLVKIQNQTQLLQEVKFSLADAQSFVLSGSHNDTVFVLPKSEYILNYKLVPLASGIQQLPRFTLTSERYSAGFQPSVTASTIFVFPSKPHFKAAEVEDKRMESLVAE, from the exons atggaagaataCCCAGAAGAGCTAAGAACTCCACCAGTGACACTAATATCCATAGTAGGTTGTCCAGAACTCCACACCACCATCTCCAAACACCTCCACTCCGAGCAACCCCCAATCAACACCCTCGCTCTCCCTGACTTCACcaaaatctctctcttctccataCCCGAACCCGACGACCCCTCTCCTTCTCCCCCGATCGGCATATTGAAGCGCGATTGGCTCTCAAAGCACCGAACCAAAATCCCTTCCGTCCTCGCCGCTCTCTTCTCCCACTCTCAGCTCTCCTCCGACCCCGCCGCGTGGCTCCAAGTCTGCTCCCATATTGACCAAATCAAAACCGTGCTTCGTCCGCGTAACATCAAATTGCTCGTCGTCGTCGTCCTCTCCGATTCGAACG AGGATGTGAGCGAGGATCGGATGCTTGCGTTGCGAAAGCGTGCGGATTTGGATTCGAAATACGTCGTCGTTTTCAACCAGAATGAGTACTCACAGTCTCTTCAAAGGTTGGGATCTGTTCTTGCTGAATTGGCTAATGTGTATTATAGAGATGAAGGAAGAAGGATTAAATTGCGTATTGAGAAGAAAACCTTTAGTTCTCCGGGTCTTGAGTTGCACATTCGCTATTGCTTCAAA GTTGCTGTATATGCAGAATTCCGAAGAGATTGGGGTGAAGCTTTGAGGTTTTACGATGAGGCCTATCATATACTCCGACAG ATGATTGGGACATCAAAGAGGTTGCCAGCTATTCAACGCTTAGTGGAGATAAAAATTGTTGCAGAGCAATTGAACTTCAAAATATCTACTCTGTTATTGCATGCTGGAAAGGTTGCAGAAGCGGTTACATGGTTTCGACAGCACAATGCTTCGTATAGAAGGCTTGTTGGAGCCCCAGAAGCTATATTTCTTCACTGGGAATGGTTGAGTAGACAGTTTTTGGTATTTGCGGAGCTGCTCGACAAAAGTTCAGCAGTCATCAAAAATATTTCATCTCTAGTTTTAGCTACTGCAGAAAAACCTTTGACTGAATGGGAATCTCGTCCAGCATATTACTATCAa TTAGCTGCTCAATACTTAGAGGAGAAGAGATCTTCTTTCGAAATTGCACTGTCAATGTCAGAAACTGCTAATGAGATTGATAACAGTGCTGAATCTGTGGTACCTTCAACTTATGTGGGTCAGTTTGCTCGATTACTTGAGCAAGGTGACACATTTATTATGCAGCC TCTCACTGATGAAGAGTATATCCGTTTTGCTGTTGCGGAAGGAAAAAGGTTTCAAGATTCCTTTGAAATAATTGCTTTGCTAAAGAAATCATACGAATCATACACTAACCTCAAAGTGCAGAGGATGGCCTCTTTTTGTGGATTTCACATGGCCAGAGAACATTATGCCGTTGGTGAATTCAATAATGCCAAACCTCTTTTTGAGGGTATTGCAAATCTGTACAGACAAGAGGGGTGGGTCACTTTGCTGTGGGAGGTCTTGGGTTACCTGCAAGAGTGTGCAAGGAAACATGGTGCAGTGAAAGACTTTATAGAGTATTCCCTTGAAATGGCTGCACTGCCAGCATCATCTGGTACAGACACCCAGTCTTTCAGATTCAAAGACTGTGGTCCAGCTGGTCCTGCAAGTCTAGCACAGAGAGAAGTAATACACAAGGAGGTCCTTGTGCTTGTCAGCGGAGAATCAGGGCTGGCATCAGTTGAGAACAGTACTAATCTAAAAATAACTGGAGATAACCCACTACACCTTGAGATTGATCTTGTCAGTCCCCTTAGATCAGTACTTCTTGCTTCAGTTGCTTTTCATGAACAGATGATCAAACCCAATTCATCCACCTTGATTACACTATCACTTCTATCACAATTGCCCCTTACTGTTGAAATTGATCAATTAGAAGTGCAATTCAATCAATCTGATTGTAACTTTATCATAATGAATGCCCAAAGATCTCCTTTAGCTTCTATGGCTGATGACAAACAAGGCCGCCGAGTAGAGACTTCTCCTTCTCTTACACTTTCTACTAACAAATGGCTACGTTTGACATATGACATCAAATCTG ATCAAAGTGGAAAGCTTGAATGCACGTCCGTTATTGCAAAAATGGGACCCCATTTCACGATCTGTTGCAGAGCTGAAAGTCCAGCATCAATGGATGATTTGCCAATTTGGAAGTTTGAAGACCGTGTAGAGTCTTCTCCAACGAAGGATCCTGCACTAGCTTTCACCGGTCAGAAGGCTACCCAGGTTGAAGAACCAGACCCACAAGTGGATCTTAATTTAGGTGCTTCTGGCCCTGCATTTGTTGGAGAGAGCTTCATAGTACCCGTTACTGTGATATCCACAGGCCATGCAGTCTACGCTGGTGAGTTGAAGATTAATCTGGTAGATGTAAGAGGAGGTGGCTTGTTTAGTCCGAGGGAAACAGAATCATTGTCTATGGACAGTCATCATGTTGAGCTTCTTGGCATTTCTGGACCAGAAGGGGAGGATGAAACTCAACTGGGCACAGATgaaatcaaaaaaattcaaaaatctttTGGATTGGTATCTGTTCCATTTCTGAAATGTGGTGAATCATGGTCCTGCAAATTAGAAATCAAGTGGCATCGACCAAAACCAGTAATGCTTTTTGTCTCATTGGGCTATTCTCCACATAGCAATGAATCAACTGCACAAAAAGTTAATGTCCACAAGAGCTTGCAGATTGAAGGAAAGACTGCTGTTGAATTTAGCCATCAAATCATGCTGCCATTTCGGAGGGACCCTTTGCTGCTCTCAAGGATCAAGTCAGTCCCTGATCCTGATCAGCCGGCATCACTGCCTCTTAGTGAAAAAAGTGTACTCATTGTTAGTGTGAAGAACTCTGCCGAGGTGCCGTTGCGCCTTCTATCCATGTCTCTTGAAGTAGATAATGAAGGCATTGAAGGGTCATGTTCCATGCAACATGAACATGAAACCCTTCTAGATCCTGCCCTTCTCGTGCCTggagaaaagttaaaaaaagttttcacTGTCATTTCTAAGGCTAATTCTTCAAAGCTCAGGTTAGGGACTGTGTGTGTAAGATGGAGGAGGGATTCTGTGAATGAAGAGCAATCTGGTTCTACAATAGTTTCCGTTTTGACTACACAAACACTTCCTGATGTAAATGTGGAGTTACCACCTTTGGTTGTGAGTTTGGACTGTCCTCCATATGCCATCCTTGGTGACCCCTTTACATTCCTTGTCAAAATTCAGAACCAAACACAATTGCTTCAAGAGGTCAAATTCTCATTGGCAGATGCACAAAGTTTTGTGTTATCTGGGTCTCACAATGACACGGTTTTTGTTCTCCCAAAATCCGAGTATATTCTCAATTACAAGCTTGTACCACTTGCCTCAGGTATCCAACAGTTGCCTAGATTTACTTTGACCTCAGAAAGATACTCAGCTGGGTTTCAACCCTCAGTTACTGCATCTACTATATTTGTGTTCCCCTCCAAGCCCCATTTCAAGGCGGCTGAAGTGGAAGACAAGAGGATGGAATCCCTTGTGGCTGAATGA